Proteins encoded in a region of the Babesia bovis T2Bo chromosome 4 map unlocalized Chr4_2, whole genome shotgun sequence genome:
- a CDS encoding putative 2-C-methyl-D-erythritol 24-cyclodiphosphate synthase → MTPKSLSRCILLIYFYTCLNSMLAFSFRHYTVKTNVVNRNALGQTRHDASDNSMDKDAYRIGLGYDIHRLVGTGKGGKPFKLGGVLVDDSKIFVVGHSDGDTLLHALADALLGATGCGDIGDYFSELDSINKDMDSRIILESAIKEASLRGYRPTNIDINIILERVRLGRRLKDAIKKALYDMLGSDVMINVKAKTNEGLDAIGRGEAVSCQVIAHLKRI, encoded by the coding sequence ACACCTAAAAGCTTATCAAGATGTATACTATTGATTTATTTTTACACATGCTTGAATTCTATGTTGGCATTCAGCTTTAGACACTACACGGTAAAGACTAATGTTGTAAATCGCAATGCCCTAGGACAAACAAGGCACGATGCTTCAGACAATTCCATGGATAAAGACGCTTACAGGATAGGTTTGGGTTACGACATTCACCGATTAGTTGGCACTGGTAAAGGTGGCAAGCCTTTCAAGCTTGGTGGCGTATTGGTGGACGATTCCAAGATTTTTGTTGTTGGCCATAGCGATGGTGATACTTTGCTACACGCCTTGGCAGATGCTTTATTAGGTGCCACTGGTTGTGGTGATATAGGTGACTATTTTTCCGAGCTAGATTCAATAAACAAAGATATGGACTCTCGCATAATATTGGAATCTGCAATCAAGGAAGCATCATTACGTGGTTACAGACCAACGAACATTGATATAAACATAATACTAGAGCGTGTGCGATTAGGAAGAAGATTAAAAGATGCCATAAAAAAGGCACTGTATGATATGCTGGGCTCCGACGTTATGATTAATGTAAAGGCGAAGACTAACGAAGGACTTGA